The Chaetodon trifascialis isolate fChaTrf1 chromosome 17, fChaTrf1.hap1, whole genome shotgun sequence genome has a segment encoding these proteins:
- the LOC139345468 gene encoding major histocompatibility complex class I-related gene protein-like, with product MKVLFLLLLFCHVSSSVKHSLKYLLTASSGIPNLPEFVGAAVVDGHLSLYCDVNRKTIEPKQEWMKTLLENDPEELEWNREQCLQIQPNFCKATLYTLKQRFNQSEGVHIFQRISGCEWDDETGEVDGFSLYGYDGEDFLSLDMKTLTWIALKPQAETTKLSWEADKDRDKDNKMFFTEFCPEKLKKYLVLNKSSLQRTERPSVSLLQKTPSSPVSCHASGFYPDRATLIWRKDGEEIHEDVELGEILPNHDGTFQTSADLNVSSVPPEDWRRYDCVFHLSGVEDDIVTKLDKAAIRTNWEKPSDETVLISAAVVVLLLLFITAAAAGFIVYKKKKVQRPPSPPDSSSELSEKLNPET from the exons atgaaagtgttgtttttgttgcttctcttcTGTCACGTTTCATCATCAG tgaaacactccCTGAAGTATTTGTTAACTGCATCTTCTGGAATCCCAAACTTGCCAGAGTTTGTGGGAGCTGCAGTGGTTGATGGACATCTGTCACTTTACTGTGACGTCAACAGAAAGACAATAGAACCAAAACAGGAGtggatgaaaacattattaGAAAATGATCCTGAGGAGTTGGAGTGGAACAGAGAGCAATGTTTGCAGATTCAGCCAAACTTCTGCAAAGCCACACTGTACACTTTAAAGCAGCGCTTCAACCAAAGTGAAG gtgTCCACATTTTCCAAAGGATAAGTGGCTGTGAGTGGGATGATGAGACTGGAGAGGTTGATGGTTTTAGTCTGTATGGTTATGATGGAGAAGACTTTCTATCATTGGACATGAAGACGCTGACATGGATCGCTCTGAAACCACAGGCTGAGACCACCAAACTGAGCTGGGAGGCTGATAAAGATAGAGACAAAGATAATAAGATGTTCTTCACTGAGTTTTGTCCTGAGAAGCTGAAGAAGTATTTGGTCCTCAACAAGAGCTCTCTGCAGAGAACAG agcgtccctcagtgtctctcctccagaagactccctcctctccagtcagCTGCCACGCTTCAGGTTTCTACCCTGACAGAGCCACACTCatctggaggaaagatggagaggagattCATGAGGACGTGGAGCTCGGAGAGATCCTCCCCAACCACGACGGAACCTTCCAGACGAGCGCTGACCTGAACGTTTCATCAGTCCCACCTGAAGACTGGAGGAGGTAcgactgtgtgtttcatctctctggtGTGGAGGACGACATCGTCACCAAACTGGACAAAGCAGCCATCAGGACCAACTGGG AGAAGCCCAGTGACGAGACcgtcctcatctctgctgcagtggttgttcttcttctcctcttcatcactgctgctgctgctggattcaTCGTctacaaaaagaagaaag TCCAACGGCCTCCATCTC ctcctgacagcagctctgagctctctgagaaactgaatccagagacctga